One region of Candidatus Alcyoniella australis genomic DNA includes:
- a CDS encoding TldD/PmbA family protein: MIGKDKLAELLRPLVNSQRADGIEAVVIAHDSGLTRFANNTIHQNVATDNAQVSLRTILGGRIGLASTNRLDAQSLDQCLERSLQIAELMPATPDWPGLPAPTPLEPLETFDQQTAELDPAGRAQIVKRIIAVAQDAGQSTAGAFKTGATEVAVFSSAGMERYQPLTGAALTVVNQHEDGSGYASEAARAVEQVDYMRAAQTAMRKAETSRGPGALDPGTYDVLLEPEAVAGAIEWLNFIGFGSRSFEQQTGFLAGRRDNKIAGDQITIVDDGRHPGALPMPFDFEGVPRRRVPLIQGGLAKGPVHCTLSGARAGTVSTGHALPPEESSEGALPLNLVVEPGPENPQQMLEGLERGILITRFHYINGFLDTRKAVLTGLTRDGTFWVENGKIIRPLKQLRFTQNFIEAFSNVAALGNERRTVTSWWGELGAIYAPAMLIRGFKITGITG; the protein is encoded by the coding sequence ATGATCGGCAAAGATAAATTGGCCGAACTGTTGCGGCCGCTGGTGAACTCGCAACGCGCCGACGGAATCGAGGCGGTGGTGATCGCCCACGACAGCGGCCTGACGCGCTTCGCCAACAACACGATTCACCAAAACGTCGCCACCGACAACGCCCAGGTCAGCTTGCGCACGATCCTCGGCGGACGGATCGGCCTGGCGAGCACCAACCGGCTCGACGCCCAAAGCCTGGATCAGTGCCTGGAGCGCTCGTTGCAAATCGCCGAGCTGATGCCCGCCACTCCGGATTGGCCCGGACTGCCCGCGCCCACGCCCCTGGAGCCGCTGGAGACCTTTGACCAACAGACAGCCGAGCTTGACCCGGCGGGCCGCGCCCAGATCGTCAAGCGAATCATCGCCGTGGCCCAGGATGCGGGCCAGTCCACGGCCGGCGCGTTCAAGACCGGCGCGACCGAGGTGGCGGTGTTCAGCTCCGCGGGCATGGAGCGCTACCAGCCGTTGACCGGGGCCGCACTAACCGTGGTCAACCAGCACGAAGACGGCTCGGGCTACGCCTCGGAGGCGGCGCGGGCCGTGGAGCAGGTCGACTACATGCGTGCGGCGCAGACCGCAATGCGCAAGGCCGAAACCAGCCGCGGGCCCGGCGCGCTCGATCCCGGGACCTACGACGTGCTGCTCGAGCCCGAGGCTGTGGCCGGGGCGATCGAGTGGCTGAACTTCATCGGCTTCGGCAGCCGCAGCTTCGAGCAGCAGACCGGCTTCCTCGCCGGTCGGCGCGACAACAAGATCGCCGGGGATCAAATCACGATCGTCGACGATGGCCGCCACCCCGGCGCGCTGCCCATGCCCTTTGACTTCGAGGGCGTGCCGCGCCGCCGCGTTCCGCTGATCCAGGGCGGCCTGGCCAAGGGGCCGGTGCATTGCACGCTCTCGGGCGCGCGCGCGGGGACCGTCTCCACGGGCCACGCCCTGCCGCCCGAGGAAAGCTCCGAGGGCGCGCTGCCGCTGAACCTGGTGGTCGAACCCGGGCCCGAGAACCCGCAACAGATGCTCGAGGGGCTCGAACGCGGAATCCTGATCACGCGCTTCCACTACATCAACGGCTTCCTCGACACCCGCAAGGCCGTGCTCACCGGCCTGACGCGCGACGGCACGTTCTGGGTCGAGAACGGCAAAATCATACGACCGCTCAAGCAACTGCGCTTCACCCAGAACTTCATCGAGGCGTTTAGCAACGTCGCGGCCCTGGGCAACGAGCGCCGCACGGTCACAAGCTGGTGGGGCGAATTAGGGGCGATCTACGCCCCGGCGATGCTGATCCGCGGCTTTAAAATCACCGGCATCACCGGCTGA
- a CDS encoding NCS2 family permease — MKKFFRFKQLGTNYRNELVGGLTTFVTMAYIIVVNPAILSAAGIPIEPSTIATILVAGIGTILMGLVANRPIGVAPYMGENAFIAYGLISMGIGWQLRLGAVFVSGLIFLVITLLKIRGWLANSISPSMKYSFAVGIGLFLSFIGLNETGLVKSWVVGKPPIALFPEFLGTPCDCITPIPAAGVSVPVEIGHLASPAVLLSIASILLITILMVLKVRGAILLGVVATGAAGIALGLGKAPEGIVALPQFTGENGLFAIAGQLRLSETITNADGTTRTISLFSMTMLPVLLTLFLMDFLDSIGTLMGVGAAGEMLDENGDFPQVERPLLVDSSTSVISALLGTSTSGAYIESATGIKDGARSGLAAIVTGVLFLLSLFFIPLITPLAGMQFAYGPALVVVGILMIKSITRINFEDMTELVPAFVTIVMMVFTYNIANGLTAGLAIYPIIKICTGRWRDLNAGMIVLGAMCLMYFLFGMVH, encoded by the coding sequence ATGAAAAAATTCTTCCGCTTCAAGCAACTGGGCACCAACTATCGCAACGAGCTGGTCGGCGGGCTGACGACGTTCGTCACCATGGCGTACATCATCGTCGTCAATCCGGCGATCCTCTCCGCGGCCGGAATCCCGATCGAGCCCTCGACCATCGCCACGATCCTGGTGGCGGGCATCGGCACGATCCTGATGGGGCTGGTGGCCAACCGCCCGATCGGCGTGGCGCCGTACATGGGCGAGAACGCGTTCATCGCCTACGGCCTGATCAGCATGGGCATCGGCTGGCAGCTGCGCTTAGGCGCGGTGTTCGTCAGCGGCCTGATCTTTCTGGTGATCACCCTGCTCAAAATCCGCGGCTGGCTGGCCAACTCGATCAGCCCGAGCATGAAGTATTCGTTCGCCGTGGGCATCGGCCTGTTCCTGAGCTTCATCGGCCTGAACGAAACCGGACTGGTCAAGTCCTGGGTGGTGGGCAAGCCGCCGATCGCGCTCTTCCCAGAGTTCCTTGGCACCCCCTGCGACTGCATTACGCCGATCCCCGCGGCCGGAGTCTCGGTGCCGGTGGAGATCGGACACCTGGCCTCGCCGGCGGTTCTGCTCTCGATCGCCAGCATCCTGCTGATCACGATCCTGATGGTGCTCAAGGTGCGCGGCGCGATCTTGCTCGGCGTGGTGGCCACCGGCGCGGCGGGCATCGCCCTGGGGTTGGGCAAAGCGCCGGAGGGAATCGTGGCCCTGCCCCAGTTCACAGGCGAGAACGGTCTGTTCGCCATCGCCGGCCAACTGCGGCTCTCCGAGACGATCACCAACGCCGACGGCACGACGCGCACGATCAGCCTGTTCTCGATGACCATGCTGCCGGTGCTGCTCACGTTGTTCCTGATGGACTTCCTGGACTCGATCGGCACGCTGATGGGCGTGGGCGCGGCCGGCGAGATGCTCGACGAGAATGGCGACTTCCCCCAAGTCGAGCGGCCGCTGCTGGTCGACAGCAGCACATCGGTGATCTCGGCGCTGCTGGGCACCTCGACCTCGGGCGCCTACATCGAGTCGGCCACGGGCATCAAGGACGGCGCGCGCTCGGGACTGGCCGCGATCGTCACCGGCGTGCTGTTCCTGCTCAGCCTGTTTTTCATACCGCTGATCACGCCGCTGGCCGGCATGCAGTTCGCCTACGGCCCGGCGCTGGTGGTGGTCGGAATATTGATGATCAAGTCGATCACCCGCATCAATTTCGAAGATATGACCGAGCTGGTGCCGGCGTTCGTCACGATCGTGATGATGGTCTTTACCTACAACATCGCCAACGGTCTCACCGCGGGCTTGGCGATCTACCCGATCATCAAAATTTGCACCGGCCGTTGGCGCGATCTCAACGCTGGGATGATCGTGCTCGGGGCGATGTGCCTGATGTACTTCTTATTCGGGATGGTGCACTAG
- a CDS encoding alpha/beta fold hydrolase, producing the protein MHPDYFPSVFVRTRASAELECDDTQLHASWLDLRRDAIRLAVDEPWPEGTGVSFSFTVLDDPLPVEGQGRVVLDSEPWDPECGDPSSTMCWGAPRQASPRYMTVKFESVQKVRPGKIGLVTRSVSTASKLVTDAARYALGELGGNGVVRELEHRLPGYREPVLLLYGLFGTRGALGLLEERLKRDAFSVFSFRLGLVNIREVSLTSREVAQKVEEVCKREGIQSIDVIGHSMGGLIGLHYIKFDGGDRRVRRFVAVGAPFGGSGWAYTGMLASPLIPSLTQLMPGSQFLRRLREAPLPSATRVTCIAAKDDLLVPVDSAVLPGARNVLVPRGHAGLVTSQAIYPIVRDALS; encoded by the coding sequence ATGCACCCCGACTACTTTCCCAGCGTGTTCGTGCGTACCAGGGCCAGCGCCGAGCTGGAGTGCGACGACACGCAGCTCCACGCGAGCTGGTTGGATTTGCGGCGCGACGCAATCCGTCTGGCGGTAGACGAGCCGTGGCCGGAGGGGACCGGGGTCTCGTTCTCGTTCACCGTGCTCGACGATCCGTTGCCCGTGGAGGGGCAGGGCCGGGTGGTGCTCGATTCAGAGCCCTGGGACCCCGAGTGCGGCGACCCCTCGTCCACCATGTGCTGGGGCGCGCCGCGCCAGGCTTCTCCCCGCTACATGACAGTGAAATTCGAGAGCGTGCAAAAGGTGCGGCCGGGCAAGATCGGGCTTGTCACACGCAGCGTCTCCACAGCCTCGAAGCTGGTGACCGACGCCGCGCGCTATGCCCTGGGCGAGCTGGGGGGCAACGGCGTAGTACGCGAGTTGGAGCATCGCCTGCCGGGCTATCGTGAGCCGGTGCTGCTGCTCTACGGTCTGTTTGGCACGCGCGGCGCCCTGGGCCTGCTCGAGGAGCGGCTCAAGCGCGACGCCTTTTCGGTGTTCTCGTTCCGCCTGGGGCTGGTCAATATTCGCGAGGTGTCGCTGACCTCCCGCGAGGTCGCGCAGAAGGTCGAGGAAGTCTGCAAACGCGAGGGGATCCAGAGCATCGACGTGATCGGTCACAGCATGGGCGGGCTGATCGGACTGCACTACATCAAATTCGACGGCGGGGATCGAAGGGTGCGGCGCTTCGTCGCGGTCGGCGCGCCGTTCGGCGGCAGCGGCTGGGCTTACACCGGGATGCTGGCCAGTCCGTTGATCCCCTCGCTAACGCAGCTGATGCCCGGCAGCCAGTTTCTGCGGCGGCTGCGCGAGGCACCGCTTCCCAGCGCCACGCGCGTGACCTGCATTGCAGCCAAAGACGATCTGCTGGTGCCCGTGGACTCGGCCGTGCTGCCCGGAGCGCGCAACGTGCTGGTGCCGCGCGGCCACGCCGGGCTGGTCACCTCCCAGGCGATCTATCCCATCGTGCGCGACGCGCTGAGCTGA
- a CDS encoding alcohol dehydrogenase catalytic domain-containing protein, whose protein sequence is MSNAMKALEFNGKQLELVQRPRPRRARNAALVRVLLAGICNTDLEIVRGYMGFRGVLGHEFVGIVQAAPDPDLVGKRVVGEINAGCGRCELCRSGLARHCATRTTLGIMGRHGAFAEYLSLPAGNLHLVPDSISDRAATFVEPLAAACEILEQLRIDPGCRTLIVGDGKLGLLVAQVLCGAGAKVTLLGKHPSNMRRIAGRSIRRVELSRFKPRPIYDLTIEASGSPAGWDLARRCTRPRGTLVLKSTYAGSFEFNPAPLVIDELTVVGSRCGPFGPALELLASGAAQVEGLIDAEYDLEDWRTAFERAVKRGTLKVLLRIGAC, encoded by the coding sequence TTGTCCAACGCAATGAAGGCGCTGGAGTTTAACGGCAAACAGCTCGAGCTGGTGCAGCGGCCCAGGCCGCGCCGCGCGCGCAACGCGGCGCTGGTGAGAGTTCTGCTGGCCGGGATCTGCAACACCGACCTGGAGATCGTCCGCGGCTACATGGGATTTCGCGGCGTGCTCGGTCACGAGTTCGTCGGGATCGTCCAGGCGGCGCCCGACCCGGACCTGGTGGGCAAGCGCGTGGTGGGCGAGATCAACGCCGGCTGCGGCCGCTGCGAGCTGTGCCGCAGCGGGCTGGCGCGGCACTGCGCAACGCGCACGACCCTGGGCATCATGGGCCGACACGGCGCGTTCGCCGAGTACTTGAGCTTGCCCGCGGGCAATCTGCACCTTGTCCCCGATTCGATTTCCGATCGCGCGGCTACGTTCGTCGAGCCGCTGGCAGCGGCCTGCGAGATTCTCGAGCAATTACGAATCGATCCCGGCTGCCGCACGCTGATCGTAGGAGACGGCAAGCTCGGGCTGCTGGTCGCCCAGGTGCTGTGCGGGGCCGGGGCCAAGGTGACGCTGCTGGGCAAGCACCCGAGCAACATGCGTCGAATCGCGGGCCGCAGCATCCGCCGCGTCGAGCTTAGCCGCTTTAAGCCGCGTCCGATCTACGATCTGACAATCGAGGCCTCGGGCTCTCCGGCAGGCTGGGATCTGGCCCGGCGCTGCACCAGGCCGCGCGGCACCCTGGTGCTCAAGTCGACCTACGCCGGTTCGTTCGAGTTCAATCCCGCGCCGCTGGTGATCGACGAGCTGACCGTGGTCGGCAGCCGCTGCGGCCCGTTCGGCCCGGCGCTGGAGCTGTTGGCCTCGGGCGCGGCGCAGGTCGAGGGACTGATCGACGCGGAATACGATCTGGAAGATTGGCGCACGGCCTTTGAGCGCGCCGTAAAGCGCGGAACGCTCAAAGTGCTGCTGCGCATCGGCGCGTGTTGA
- a CDS encoding efflux RND transporter permease subunit, with protein MRIAVRRPVLTSVFILLFLVLGYQSYSRLALELTPEIDLPFVIIQTIYPGAGPKEVETQVTKRIEDEAATIADLKQMTSSSRESLSMVFLEFEMDVDVDIKAIEVKDKIDAILYQLPDDVEKPSIQKFDFTAMPVIELAVSSSRSLSETYFITDNVIKDRLATAPGVGNIELIGGHQREIRVAVHKDLLRAYGLSLSTVQMLLGAENLNVPAGRIIQGADEYSIRMVGEFESLEQIRQMTIPLNSGGVVRLRDVADVIDSYEEPRSSARYAARQLLEDGSLGVLPEARDTVSVSIIKKSGANTVATAEGVYAVLEELETILPPDFTVDIAVDYSTYIQDSVRDVTQNIIIGILLTSLLLFIFLHDIRSTIIVAVTMPAALVATFILIDFAGFTLNIISMMGLGIAISTLVTNSIIVLESIARHIEMKKPPDEAAIQGTTEVAVAVLASTLTNVVVFTPIAFMSGIVGQFMMQFGLTVVFATLFSLLMSFTLTPMMASRMLRASKEQHEHIHWFGATFDRVLDELRNDYRRMLGWALRHRWAIIAGSLAVFVFGVFMFSFVGKEFFPEGDEGMATVQLKLPAGTSLEQTENVLDEIDRTVRENVPELDKTLITVGGRGSGVERGQISLDLGKAEQRQRGVKQIVNELRPKLASIPAAEITVRIGEGNEAGSEADVTLEVLGNEFNEVKRVSEEVLEATRGIDGLVDARTDLELGKPEFAFMPDRDQLSRYGLTSGQLGMTLRSSYEGVVASRYRERGEEFDIRVQLAKADRDNVDSLSDLFISTPMGYVPIGQLGQISLTRAESEIRRKDRQRVISVLANISQGKLGDMENAIRERTAGIDMGDARLNFGGISEIMAESFQSMISALLLAIILTFMVLAGIQESVVHPFTVMVTLPLGAVGAAVALFLGGVSLNMMSMMAIVMLVGIVVNNAILIFDYTKQLRDKGMKAQEALVEAAATRLRAIIMMNLAIAISIAPQAMAGSGSEFRAAIAVVTMGGVLVSAVFTLFLLPVLYTIFDRLTIQGRREHREAKLAAEAVK; from the coding sequence GTGCGCATTGCCGTCCGCCGACCGGTACTGACCTCGGTCTTCATCCTGTTGTTCCTGGTGCTGGGCTATCAGTCGTACAGCCGACTGGCCCTGGAGCTGACGCCCGAGATCGACTTGCCGTTCGTGATCATTCAGACCATTTACCCCGGTGCGGGACCCAAAGAGGTCGAGACCCAGGTCACCAAGCGCATCGAGGATGAGGCCGCGACCATCGCCGACCTCAAACAGATGACCTCGTCCTCGCGGGAGAGCCTGTCGATGGTCTTCCTCGAGTTCGAGATGGATGTCGACGTCGACATCAAGGCGATCGAGGTCAAGGACAAGATCGACGCGATCCTCTACCAGCTGCCCGACGACGTAGAAAAACCGAGCATCCAGAAGTTCGACTTCACCGCGATGCCCGTGATCGAGCTGGCGGTGAGCTCCAGCCGGTCGCTGTCCGAGACTTACTTCATCACCGACAACGTTATCAAGGATCGGCTGGCCACCGCCCCGGGCGTGGGCAACATCGAGCTGATCGGCGGCCACCAGCGCGAGATCCGCGTGGCCGTGCACAAGGATCTGCTGCGCGCCTACGGCCTGTCGCTGAGCACGGTGCAGATGTTACTCGGCGCGGAGAACCTCAACGTGCCCGCCGGACGGATCATCCAGGGCGCCGACGAGTACTCGATCCGGATGGTCGGCGAGTTTGAGAGCCTCGAGCAGATCAGGCAAATGACGATCCCGCTGAACTCCGGCGGGGTGGTCCGTTTGCGCGACGTGGCCGACGTGATCGACTCCTACGAGGAGCCGCGCTCCTCTGCGCGCTACGCCGCGCGGCAGCTGCTCGAGGACGGTTCGTTGGGCGTGCTGCCCGAGGCGCGCGACACGGTCAGCGTTTCGATCATCAAGAAATCCGGCGCCAACACCGTGGCCACGGCCGAGGGGGTCTACGCGGTACTCGAGGAGCTCGAGACGATCCTGCCGCCCGATTTCACGGTCGACATCGCGGTCGACTACTCGACCTACATCCAGGACTCGGTGCGCGACGTCACGCAGAACATCATCATCGGCATCCTGCTGACCTCGCTGCTGCTGTTCATCTTCCTGCACGACATTCGTTCGACGATTATCGTCGCGGTGACCATGCCCGCGGCGCTGGTGGCGACCTTTATCTTGATCGACTTCGCCGGGTTTACGCTCAACATCATTTCCATGATGGGCCTGGGGATCGCCATCAGCACGCTGGTGACCAACTCGATCATCGTGCTCGAGAGCATTGCGCGCCATATTGAGATGAAAAAGCCGCCCGACGAGGCGGCGATCCAGGGCACTACCGAGGTCGCCGTGGCGGTGCTCGCCTCGACGCTGACCAACGTGGTGGTCTTTACGCCGATCGCCTTCATGTCGGGCATTGTCGGTCAGTTCATGATGCAGTTCGGCCTGACGGTGGTGTTCGCCACGCTGTTCTCGCTGCTGATGAGCTTCACGCTCACGCCGATGATGGCCAGCCGCATGCTGCGCGCCAGCAAAGAGCAGCACGAGCACATCCACTGGTTCGGTGCGACCTTCGACCGCGTGCTCGACGAGCTGCGCAACGATTACCGCCGGATGCTCGGCTGGGCGCTGCGCCACCGCTGGGCGATCATCGCCGGTTCGCTGGCGGTCTTTGTCTTCGGCGTTTTCATGTTCAGCTTTGTGGGCAAGGAGTTCTTCCCCGAGGGCGACGAGGGGATGGCCACGGTCCAGCTCAAACTGCCCGCCGGCACCAGCCTTGAGCAGACTGAAAACGTGCTCGACGAGATCGATCGCACGGTGCGCGAGAATGTGCCCGAGCTGGATAAGACGCTGATCACCGTCGGCGGCCGCGGCTCCGGAGTTGAGCGTGGGCAGATCAGCCTCGACCTGGGCAAGGCCGAACAGCGCCAGCGCGGGGTTAAGCAGATCGTCAACGAGCTGCGGCCCAAACTGGCATCGATCCCGGCCGCGGAGATTACCGTACGCATCGGTGAGGGCAACGAGGCCGGATCCGAGGCCGACGTAACGCTCGAAGTGCTGGGTAACGAGTTCAACGAGGTCAAGCGCGTTTCCGAAGAGGTGCTCGAAGCAACCAGGGGGATTGACGGCCTGGTCGACGCGCGCACCGATCTTGAGCTGGGAAAGCCCGAGTTCGCCTTCATGCCCGACCGCGATCAGCTCAGCCGTTACGGCTTGACCAGCGGCCAACTGGGCATGACCCTGCGCAGTTCATACGAGGGCGTCGTGGCCAGCCGCTACCGTGAGCGCGGCGAAGAGTTCGACATCCGCGTGCAACTCGCCAAGGCTGATCGCGACAACGTTGATTCGCTGAGCGACCTATTTATCTCTACGCCGATGGGCTATGTGCCGATCGGTCAGCTGGGCCAGATCTCGCTGACGCGCGCCGAGTCCGAGATCCGACGCAAGGACCGCCAGCGAGTTATCTCGGTGCTGGCCAACATCTCCCAGGGCAAGCTCGGCGACATGGAGAACGCGATCCGCGAGCGCACGGCCGGCATTGACATGGGAGATGCGCGGCTGAACTTCGGTGGCATCTCCGAGATCATGGCCGAGAGCTTCCAGTCGATGATCAGCGCGTTGCTGTTGGCGATCATCCTGACCTTCATGGTGTTGGCCGGAATTCAGGAGTCGGTGGTCCATCCGTTTACCGTAATGGTCACCCTGCCGCTGGGCGCGGTTGGCGCGGCGGTGGCGCTGTTCCTCGGCGGCGTCTCGCTGAACATGATGAGTATGATGGCGATCGTTATGTTGGTCGGCATTGTGGTCAACAACGCGATTCTGATTTTCGACTACACCAAGCAGTTGCGCGATAAGGGGATGAAAGCCCAAGAGGCCTTGGTCGAGGCCGCCGCCACCAGGCTGCGGGCGATCATCATGATGAACCTGGCGATCGCGATTTCCATCGCGCCCCAGGCGATGGCCGGTTCCGGCTCCGAGTTCCGCGCGGCGATCGCCGTGGTCACCATGGGCGGCGTGCTGGTCTCGGCGGTGTTCACCCTGTTCCTGCTGCCGGTGCTCTACACGATCTTCGATCGCCTGACGATCCAGGGTCGCCGCGAGCACCGCGAGGCCAAGCTCGCTGCCGAGGCCGTCAAGTAG
- a CDS encoding efflux RND transporter periplasmic adaptor subunit, which yields MANGTKKTTKITVGLIVAVLLVGVFVYRFITLEPEAPPPSIEDMHKTEGIPVDVAQVQRADVVSYREITGTIEGLGQVDISANMPMRIKKIHVDQGDNVKAGQLVVTLDPLSSTSMYANLQGARVQYDEAKRSVERLRPLYEAGAISQSDWERANDGLSASKALLTDLEHSIKLRSPIAGTVTNILLKTGDMSDPGLPVMSVSTTGKLKLVAEISQREITGIEVGRPAVVIMPEQIGREAMQVTGHVSKVGLSADRETRLFRVEIELDNGGGMLHSGTLQRAKLTLQSRKDVPSIPSKALFETDEGYGLFLVSEGRAKFVPVQTGLVTFDRAEVVSGIELGDKVVVNGANLLSKDQALKVQIHNPGDVGLSADAATTEG from the coding sequence ATGGCAAATGGGACCAAGAAAACGACCAAGATAACCGTCGGCCTGATCGTGGCCGTGCTGCTCGTCGGCGTGTTCGTCTACCGCTTTATCACGCTCGAGCCCGAGGCGCCGCCGCCATCGATCGAGGACATGCACAAGACCGAGGGCATCCCGGTCGACGTGGCGCAGGTCCAGCGCGCGGACGTGGTGAGCTACCGCGAGATCACCGGCACGATCGAGGGGCTGGGACAGGTCGATATCTCGGCCAACATGCCGATGCGCATCAAGAAGATCCACGTCGACCAGGGCGACAACGTCAAGGCCGGACAGCTCGTGGTGACGCTCGATCCGCTGTCCTCGACCTCGATGTACGCCAACCTGCAGGGTGCGCGCGTGCAGTACGACGAGGCCAAGCGCAGCGTCGAGCGGCTGCGCCCGCTGTACGAGGCCGGCGCGATCAGCCAAAGCGATTGGGAGCGCGCCAACGACGGCCTGTCCGCGAGCAAGGCGCTGTTGACCGACCTGGAGCACTCGATCAAGCTGCGCAGCCCGATCGCCGGGACCGTGACCAACATCCTGCTCAAGACCGGCGACATGTCCGATCCGGGCCTTCCGGTGATGAGCGTTTCGACCACCGGCAAACTAAAGCTGGTAGCCGAGATCAGCCAGCGCGAGATCACCGGGATCGAGGTCGGCCGACCGGCCGTGGTGATCATGCCCGAGCAGATCGGCCGCGAGGCGATGCAGGTCACCGGCCACGTGAGCAAGGTCGGGCTCTCTGCCGACCGCGAGACCCGGCTGTTCCGCGTGGAGATCGAGCTGGACAACGGCGGCGGCATGCTGCACAGCGGCACGCTGCAACGCGCCAAGCTGACCCTGCAAAGCCGCAAGGACGTGCCCTCGATCCCGAGCAAAGCGCTGTTCGAGACCGACGAGGGCTACGGACTGTTCCTAGTGAGCGAGGGCCGGGCCAAGTTCGTTCCGGTGCAGACCGGGCTGGTCACGTTCGATCGGGCCGAGGTCGTCTCGGGGATCGAGCTGGGCGATAAGGTGGTGGTCAACGGCGCCAACCTGCTGAGCAAAGACCAGGCGCTGAAGGTCCAGATCCATAATCCCGGGGACGTTGGTCTATCCGCCGACGCCGCTACGACCGAGGGCTGA
- a CDS encoding TolC family protein yields MAKYKISRALIGALIVLVSTAALAVPAWAQTTVRQLSLQQAIELALANNEQIGIADASVDQAKGAIWEAKSGALPHLTGYAEYKRNLTKPTTEVDYFSALTPLMLANGLPPIGPAEQELAYDNEWLFNLHLEQALYTCGRLGNAIRLARAYEDLAHKGRVRVGKDVVNQTEQAYLLVLLAQQSVEINRQALEQTISRRDDIKAKRDRGLVSDYELMAAQTEVAKLRPEVLNAERNYNTAMLALKLQMGLALNERIALTDELAQLPLELSLQESVDEALAFRDEIGMLRSQIDAKRYESRIYRAGFLPVLSAFGDVSYASQLNDDFWPKEEADEFKDFVSVGVGLAWPIFDGMESWAQMRQAKAQVRSSELSLSQASRGIELEVTSLYQELQNIDQEIQARKQTVALAQKTYELAEIRFNSGLSTQLEVSDALLNLTATRVSLAEAIFRHALTRTNLLRAMGR; encoded by the coding sequence ATGGCGAAATACAAAATCAGCAGGGCGTTGATCGGCGCGCTGATCGTTCTGGTGTCGACCGCGGCTCTGGCCGTTCCGGCCTGGGCGCAGACGACCGTGCGGCAGTTGAGCCTGCAGCAGGCCATCGAGCTGGCGCTGGCCAACAACGAGCAGATCGGCATTGCCGACGCGTCGGTGGATCAGGCCAAGGGCGCGATCTGGGAGGCCAAGAGCGGGGCGCTGCCCCATCTCACCGGCTACGCCGAGTACAAGCGCAACCTGACCAAGCCGACCACCGAGGTCGACTACTTCTCGGCGCTGACGCCGTTGATGTTGGCCAACGGGCTGCCGCCGATCGGCCCGGCGGAGCAGGAGCTGGCCTACGACAACGAGTGGCTGTTCAACCTGCACCTGGAGCAGGCGCTGTACACCTGCGGCCGCTTGGGCAACGCGATCCGCCTGGCCAGAGCCTACGAGGATCTGGCGCACAAGGGCCGCGTGCGCGTGGGCAAGGACGTGGTGAACCAGACCGAGCAGGCCTACCTGCTGGTGCTGCTGGCGCAGCAGAGCGTGGAGATCAACCGCCAGGCTCTGGAGCAGACGATCAGCCGCCGCGACGACATCAAGGCCAAGCGCGACCGTGGACTGGTCAGCGACTACGAGCTGATGGCGGCCCAGACCGAGGTGGCCAAACTCCGGCCCGAGGTGCTCAATGCCGAGCGCAACTACAACACCGCGATGTTGGCGCTCAAGCTGCAGATGGGTCTGGCGCTGAACGAGCGGATCGCGCTCACCGACGAGCTGGCGCAACTCCCGTTGGAGCTGAGCCTGCAGGAGTCGGTGGACGAGGCGCTGGCCTTTCGCGACGAGATCGGCATGTTGCGCAGCCAGATCGACGCCAAGCGCTACGAATCGCGGATCTACCGCGCCGGTTTTCTCCCGGTGCTCTCGGCCTTCGGCGACGTGAGTTACGCCTCGCAGCTCAACGACGACTTTTGGCCCAAGGAAGAGGCCGACGAGTTCAAGGACTTCGTCAGCGTCGGCGTCGGCCTGGCCTGGCCGATATTCGACGGCATGGAGAGCTGGGCGCAGATGCGTCAGGCCAAGGCCCAGGTGCGCTCGTCCGAGCTGAGCCTGAGCCAGGCTTCGCGCGGCATCGAGCTGGAGGTGACCAGCCTCTACCAGGAACTGCAGAACATCGACCAAGAGATTCAGGCCCGCAAGCAGACCGTGGCCCTGGCCCAGAAGACCTACGAGCTGGCCGAGATCCGCTTCAACTCCGGGCTCTCCACGCAGCTCGAGGTCAGCGACGCGCTGCTGAACCTGACCGCGACCAGGGTCTCGCTGGCCGAGGCGATATTCCGCCACGCACTGACCAGAACCAACCTGCTCAGGGCGATGGGCAGATGA